One Solanum pennellii chromosome 10, SPENNV200 genomic region harbors:
- the LOC107001210 gene encoding uncharacterized protein LOC107001210, with product MSSVVQDDMTKEDEVPIDSGELVDATIKEAELSEKVVPIPRPPPPFPQRLVKNMKDGKYRQFITMLKHLSINVPFIEPLEQMPGHVNFMKDMVEEKKEDPGTFIVRCKIGLLHFVNALCDVGESINLMSLSIYKNLGMRDPKPTTIRLLMAD from the exons atgtcgtctgTAGTACAAGATGATATGACAAAGGAAGATGAGGTACCAATAGATAGTGGAGAGTTGGTGGATGCAACTATCAAAGAAGCAGAGTTATCCGAGAAAGTGGTCCCCATTCCTAGACCTCCACCACCATTCCCacagagattagtgaagaatATGAAAGATGGTAAATATAGGCaatttatcactatgttgaaacatctttccatcaatgtcccgtTTATAGAACCTTTGGAACAAATGCCCGGTCATGTTAACTTTATGAAGGACATGGTAGAAGAG aAAAAAGAGGATCCTGGCACCTTCATTGTTCGGTGTAAGATAGGGTTGCTACACTTCGTTAACGCGTTGTGTGATGTTGGAGAgagcataaatctcatgtcATTGTCCATTTATAAGAATTTGGGTATGCGAGACCCAAAGCCTACTACAATACGATTACTGATGGCCGATTAA